A single Actinomycetota bacterium DNA region contains:
- a CDS encoding DUF2203 domain-containing protein — protein sequence MERTFTLEEARAVLPEARARIRTVAALTAEARQLERALRDDRPAAGGVPELKALDARVHEELAWFAEHGVQVKGIAPALLDFPARAVQGMVLLCWLEGEDDLAWYHTAETGFLGRAPIAELRLL from the coding sequence ATGGAGCGGACCTTCACCCTCGAAGAAGCCCGGGCTGTCCTGCCCGAGGCGCGGGCGCGGATCAGGACGGTGGCGGCTCTCACGGCCGAGGCTCGCCAGCTCGAGCGGGCGCTGCGCGACGACCGTCCGGCTGCTGGCGGGGTGCCGGAGCTGAAGGCCTTGGACGCCCGTGTCCACGAGGAGCTGGCGTGGTTCGCCGAGCACGGCGTGCAGGTCAAAGGCATCGCCCCGGCGCTCCTGGACTTCCCGGCCCGGGCGGTCCAGGGCATGGTGCTGCTGTGCTGGTTGGAGGGTGAGGACGACCTCGCCTGGTACCACACGGCTGAGACCGGCTTCCTGGGCCGCGCGCCGATCGCGGAACTGCGCCTATTGTGA
- a CDS encoding radical SAM protein, which produces MVSLGGVRVLIVSTYELGHQPLHAAVPAAVLRDAGHEVRCLDLSVQRWDPALIDWAGAVCFSTPMHTAMRLAVTAATVIRRERPTLPICFYGLYAPVSRDHTVGRVTDRVIAGDYVGALVAWVADLAGDVDVADPVTIQLGRGRVKPPLPARDLLPPLDSYAHLAFGGHERRVGAVQATVGCKHRCRHCPVPTVYGGRFRAVDTAAVLDDIAQLVELGAGHITFADPDFLNGPTHALRVVRAMHERWPQLTFDCTTKVDHIVEHPQAWPVLAQSGCLFVVSALETTNDTILARLDKGHTTAQARQAIALLRSYGIELRPSWLPFTPWTTLGDVHDVVTFVADHDLVGNVDPVMYTIRLLLPQGSLLVDHPDLAPHLGDYDAERLTYRWTAADPQVDALQAELAQLVAERTAHGASAERIFLDVDAAVSAAAGVTAGRPQILTGSVQGRPRLTEPWFC; this is translated from the coding sequence ATGGTTAGCCTCGGTGGCGTGCGTGTCCTGATCGTGTCCACCTACGAGCTCGGTCACCAGCCGCTGCACGCGGCGGTCCCTGCCGCGGTCCTCCGCGACGCTGGCCACGAGGTCCGCTGCCTCGATCTGTCCGTCCAGCGGTGGGACCCGGCCCTGATCGATTGGGCCGGTGCGGTCTGCTTCTCGACCCCGATGCACACCGCGATGCGTCTGGCCGTGACCGCGGCCACCGTCATTCGTCGCGAGCGCCCCACCCTCCCGATCTGCTTCTACGGTCTGTACGCCCCGGTGAGCCGTGACCACACCGTCGGTCGCGTCACCGACCGGGTGATCGCCGGCGACTACGTCGGGGCGCTAGTCGCGTGGGTCGCAGACCTCGCTGGCGACGTCGACGTGGCAGACCCTGTGACCATCCAGCTCGGCCGCGGCCGGGTGAAGCCACCGCTGCCTGCCCGCGACCTCCTTCCGCCGCTCGACTCCTACGCCCATCTCGCGTTCGGCGGCCACGAACGCCGGGTCGGGGCGGTCCAGGCGACCGTGGGTTGCAAGCACCGGTGCCGGCACTGTCCCGTCCCGACCGTCTACGGCGGACGCTTCCGGGCGGTGGACACCGCCGCCGTCCTGGACGACATCGCCCAGCTGGTCGAACTCGGCGCCGGGCACATCACGTTCGCCGACCCCGACTTCCTCAACGGCCCCACCCACGCGCTCCGCGTGGTGCGCGCCATGCACGAGCGTTGGCCGCAGCTCACCTTCGACTGCACCACCAAGGTCGACCACATCGTCGAGCACCCGCAAGCGTGGCCGGTGCTGGCGCAGTCGGGCTGCCTGTTCGTCGTGTCGGCCCTGGAGACGACCAACGACACGATCCTCGCCCGGCTCGACAAGGGCCACACCACCGCCCAGGCGCGTCAGGCGATCGCGTTGCTGCGCTCGTACGGGATCGAACTGCGGCCCTCCTGGCTGCCGTTCACGCCGTGGACGACGCTGGGAGACGTCCACGACGTCGTGACGTTCGTCGCCGACCACGACCTGGTCGGCAACGTCGACCCGGTCATGTACACGATCCGGCTCCTGCTCCCGCAAGGGTCGCTGCTCGTCGACCATCCCGACCTCGCCCCGCACCTGGGCGACTACGACGCCGAGAGGCTGACGTACCGGTGGACCGCCGCGGATCCGCAGGTCGATGCGCTGCAGGCCGAACTCGCACAGCTGGTGGCCGAGCGCACCGCCCACGGGGCGAGCGCCGAGCGGATCTTCCTCGACGTCGACGCGGCCGTGTCGGCAGCCGCGGGGGTCACCGCCGGGCGCCCGCAGATCCTCACCGGCTCGGTGCAGGGGCGCCCCAGGTTGACCGAGCCGTGGTTCTGCTGA
- a CDS encoding aldo/keto reductase — MSVATLDDTTAGTVVLGDLEVRRLGFGAMRLTGPGVWGEPDDVDAARAVLRRAVELGVNFIDTADSYGPHVNETLIAQALHPYPDDLIIATKGGLERPGPGQWPRNARPDHLKAACDGSLQRLRVEAIDVYQLHAPDPAVPYEESVGALKNLQDAGKVRHVGLSNVAADQLAAARRIVDVVSVQNRYNLAARQHEDVLEACTEQGLAFIPYFPLGSAQLASDDGPLAGLAARDAITPAQVALAWLLARSPVMLPIPGTSSLEHLEENVAAASVDLPDDVVAVLDRV, encoded by the coding sequence ATGAGCGTGGCCACCCTGGACGACACGACCGCCGGCACGGTGGTCCTCGGCGACCTCGAGGTGCGCCGACTGGGGTTCGGGGCGATGCGCCTCACCGGCCCGGGGGTGTGGGGAGAGCCCGACGACGTCGACGCCGCCCGGGCGGTGCTGCGCCGAGCGGTCGAGCTCGGTGTCAACTTCATCGACACGGCCGACTCGTACGGCCCCCACGTCAACGAGACGTTGATCGCCCAGGCGCTGCACCCCTACCCCGACGACCTCATCATCGCCACCAAGGGTGGGCTGGAGCGCCCCGGGCCCGGACAGTGGCCGCGCAACGCCCGCCCCGACCACCTCAAGGCCGCCTGCGACGGGAGCCTGCAACGGCTACGCGTCGAGGCGATCGACGTCTACCAGCTGCACGCGCCCGACCCCGCCGTGCCGTACGAAGAGTCCGTCGGGGCGCTGAAGAACCTCCAGGACGCCGGGAAGGTCCGCCACGTCGGGCTGTCCAACGTGGCTGCCGACCAGCTGGCAGCCGCCCGGAGGATCGTCGACGTGGTGTCGGTGCAGAACCGCTACAACCTCGCTGCCCGCCAGCACGAGGACGTGCTCGAGGCCTGCACAGAACAGGGTCTGGCTTTCATCCCGTACTTCCCGCTGGGTTCAGCCCAGCTGGCCAGCGACGACGGCCCCCTGGCGGGGTTGGCTGCCCGCGACGCCATCACGCCCGCGCAGGTGGCGTTGGCGTGGCTGCTGGCCCGTTCTCCCGTGATGCTGCCGATCCCGGGGACCTCGTCGCTGGAGCATCTCGAGGAGAACGTCGCCGCAGCCTCCGTGGATCTCCCCGACGACGTCGTCGCGGTCCTGGACCGCGTGTAG
- a CDS encoding DNA-3-methyladenine glycosylase 2 family protein — protein MRVRHLRLSYPLDLAGTLAPLRTGAADPTVRLARREAWRAVRTPDGAGTLHLASMPPTVVATAWGPGAAWLLDTAPDVLGAGDHPEGFRPTHPLLERLHRRHRGLRLCRSRCVVDALQRAVVEQKVTSVEAKRAWGRIVVGFGEPAPGPGGLLLPPAPDVLAQQPYFRFHPLGLERRRAETLRRVCVHAARLEDVSTLDPGEATRRLLAVNGVGPWTAALVVRTALGDADAVEVGDYHIPNLVAWNLAGEPRADDARMLELLEPYRGHRGRAVRLLCLSGRWAPRFGPRQPLRRLEAI, from the coding sequence ATGCGGGTCAGGCACCTGCGGCTGTCCTACCCGCTGGATCTGGCGGGCACGCTCGCGCCGCTGCGCACGGGAGCGGCGGACCCCACCGTCCGGCTCGCCCGCCGGGAGGCGTGGCGGGCGGTGCGGACTCCCGACGGTGCAGGGACCCTTCACCTGGCGTCCATGCCTCCCACGGTGGTCGCCACGGCCTGGGGTCCCGGCGCCGCGTGGCTCCTCGACACCGCCCCGGACGTGCTCGGCGCGGGCGACCACCCGGAGGGCTTCCGCCCCACCCACCCGCTGCTGGAGCGCCTGCACCGCCGCCACCGCGGTTTGCGGCTGTGCCGCTCCCGCTGCGTGGTCGATGCGCTGCAGCGTGCGGTGGTCGAGCAGAAGGTCACGTCGGTCGAGGCCAAGCGGGCGTGGGGACGGATCGTGGTCGGGTTCGGGGAGCCGGCACCGGGACCCGGTGGTCTGCTGCTCCCGCCGGCCCCGGACGTGCTGGCCCAACAGCCCTACTTCCGCTTCCACCCGCTGGGGTTGGAGCGCCGCCGGGCCGAGACGCTGCGTCGCGTCTGCGTTCACGCCGCCCGGCTCGAAGACGTTTCGACGCTGGACCCCGGCGAGGCGACCCGCCGGCTGTTGGCCGTGAACGGGGTCGGCCCCTGGACCGCGGCGCTGGTCGTTCGGACCGCGCTCGGCGACGCCGATGCCGTGGAGGTCGGTGACTACCACATCCCCAACCTGGTGGCGTGGAACCTGGCCGGCGAGCCACGTGCCGACGACGCACGGATGCTCGAGCTGCTCGAGCCCTACCGCGGCCACCGCGGCCGGGCCGTGCGCCTGCTGTGCCTCAGCGGGCGGTGGGCACCCCGGTTCGGGCCCCGCCAGCCCCTGCGCCGGCTCGAGGCGATCTGA
- a CDS encoding adenosylcobinamide-GDP ribazoletransferase, translated as MRAALAFLTVLPVRGAVGPGRRTLAAFPAAGAVVGLAWWAAAVAGRGLGGAAVGAAAVLVADLIVTGGLHLDAVGDVTDAWASGRRGDAARDVIRDPRVGAVGAAGVGTVLLARFALLATTVPVALVAVPTAGRLAMVWTLGRLPAAAGSLSSDLAPTATATVRWVAVGSATVIAAAAARAAGVPLTRAVIVGGVAAATAVTTAVALAAWWRHRYGFACGDAVGLAGIVAELVALAVLVAAL; from the coding sequence GTGAGGGCCGCGCTGGCGTTCCTGACCGTCCTGCCGGTGCGGGGCGCGGTCGGTCCCGGCCGCCGGACGCTGGCGGCGTTCCCCGCCGCGGGAGCCGTGGTCGGCCTGGCCTGGTGGGCGGCGGCCGTGGCGGGACGGGGGCTGGGCGGGGCGGCAGTGGGCGCCGCGGCGGTGCTGGTGGCCGACCTGATCGTGACCGGGGGGCTGCACCTGGATGCCGTCGGGGACGTCACCGACGCGTGGGCATCGGGTCGGCGCGGCGACGCCGCCCGCGACGTGATCCGCGATCCGCGGGTGGGGGCGGTCGGCGCCGCCGGCGTCGGCACCGTGCTGCTGGCCCGGTTCGCGCTCCTGGCAACGACCGTGCCGGTCGCGCTGGTCGCGGTCCCCACCGCCGGGCGGCTCGCGATGGTGTGGACGCTGGGGCGGCTGCCCGCCGCAGCCGGATCGCTGAGCAGCGACCTGGCACCGACCGCGACCGCGACGGTGCGGTGGGTCGCGGTCGGGTCGGCCACGGTGATCGCCGCGGCGGCGGCGCGCGCAGCGGGCGTCCCGCTGACCCGTGCGGTGATCGTGGGCGGCGTGGCCGCGGCGACCGCGGTGACCACCGCGGTGGCGCTCGCCGCGTGGTGGCGGCACAGGTACGGTTTCGCCTGTGGCGATGCCGTGGGTCTCGCCGGGATCGTCGCCGAGCTCGTCGCCCTCGCCGTGCTGGTGGCAGCACTGTGA
- the cobT gene encoding nicotinate-nucleotide--dimethylbenzimidazole phosphoribosyltransferase, producing MTVTDRVRELAAEARAGDPAAGQAAGARHAALAKPPGSLGDLERLGGQLAAIAGACPPPVPTDPALVIAVGDHGVHAQGVTPWPRDVTRQMVAAFCQGRAAANALAATIGARVTVLDVGVAGPVASHPLLRAARVRDGTADLLDGPAMSCDDAARAVLAGAGVAEELLAAGADLLLTGDMGIANTTPAACLVAALTGSDPEQVTGRGSGIDAATLARKQAVVRGALERHGDDRDPLAVLASLGGLEHAALVGVVLTAAAEAVPVILDGISTVGAALVAVALNPAVADYVVAGHRSVEPGAAIGLAHLDLVPLLDLGMRLGEGTGALLAVPLVQSAARLLHDVATLAELQDQLA from the coding sequence GTGACGGTGACCGACCGGGTCCGCGAGCTCGCCGCCGAGGCCCGCGCCGGCGACCCGGCCGCGGGGCAGGCCGCCGGCGCGCGCCACGCCGCGCTGGCCAAACCCCCCGGGAGCCTGGGCGACCTCGAGCGCCTCGGCGGCCAGCTCGCTGCGATCGCCGGGGCCTGCCCCCCGCCGGTACCCACCGACCCCGCCCTGGTCATCGCCGTCGGCGACCACGGCGTGCACGCCCAGGGTGTGACGCCCTGGCCGCGGGACGTGACCCGCCAGATGGTCGCGGCGTTCTGCCAGGGCAGAGCCGCCGCGAACGCCCTGGCGGCGACGATCGGGGCACGCGTCACCGTCCTGGACGTGGGCGTGGCGGGGCCGGTCGCCTCCCATCCTCTGCTCCGCGCCGCCCGCGTCCGTGACGGCACCGCCGACCTGCTCGACGGCCCGGCCATGAGCTGCGACGACGCGGCCCGGGCGGTCCTGGCCGGGGCAGGGGTGGCCGAGGAGCTGCTCGCCGCCGGGGCGGACCTGCTGCTCACCGGCGACATGGGCATCGCCAACACCACCCCGGCGGCGTGTCTGGTCGCCGCGCTCACCGGCTCCGACCCCGAGCAGGTCACCGGCCGCGGATCGGGCATCGACGCGGCGACGCTGGCGCGCAAGCAGGCGGTTGTCCGCGGCGCTCTGGAGCGCCACGGCGACGACCGCGACCCGCTGGCTGTCCTGGCGTCGCTGGGCGGTCTCGAGCACGCCGCCCTCGTCGGGGTGGTGCTCACCGCGGCGGCCGAGGCCGTCCCCGTGATCCTGGACGGGATCTCCACCGTCGGCGCCGCGCTGGTGGCGGTCGCGCTCAACCCGGCGGTGGCCGACTACGTCGTCGCCGGTCACCGCTCGGTCGAGCCCGGCGCCGCGATCGGGCTGGCGCACCTGGATCTGGTCCCGCTCCTGGACCTGGGGATGCGGCTGGGGGAGGGGACGGGGGCGCTGCTGGCGGTCCCGCTGGTGCAGTCCGCCGCCCGGCTGCTGCACGACGTCGCGACCCTCGCCGAGCTGCAGGACCAGCTCGCGTGA
- the cobC gene encoding Rv2231c family pyridoxal phosphate-dependent protein CobC, whose amino-acid sequence MTRILVIGPTRSGKSAVAERLAAATGHPVVVITPGLVTDAEMAERIAAHRRRRPAGWTTLETADLAAAVMSSAPDDTVLVDALDTWLTRRMGEAGLWTEAAVAPLGAAGRAARDTVLAELTGFWDTAGARPGTTLVVAGQPGWGPTPTDAATRRYLDLHGDAGQRLSAGADRVVLAVAGRAVEVADRLPAALDPPTRSGPPGAVMQREADRGVVVAGRRPPPDDMAGRLREHGDRQVPAGTVDLAVNVVPGPPRWLRDRLEAALDRADAYPDDTQARAAAAARHHRPLEECLVLDGAAEAIWLLAAALRPRLAACVHPSFTEPEAALRACGHPVVRVQRDPAAGWALDPATVPADADLVVVGRPDNPTGVVDPVATVEALARPGRILVVDEAFAELLDDAAGVADRRDLPGVVAVRSLTKLWGLAGLRVGYLVADAELVAQLAAHRQPWPVNALALEAVVACVEADEHRRGRARAVAAERDHLLAALRSVPGLTVWPSAANFVLVHAPGHPDLRRRLLDRGLAVRRGDTFPGLGPDHVRIAVRDRATTDRLVTALSDAVAARPSASRS is encoded by the coding sequence GTGACCCGGATCCTGGTCATCGGGCCGACCCGCTCCGGCAAGAGCGCTGTCGCCGAGCGGCTCGCGGCCGCCACCGGCCACCCGGTCGTGGTGATCACCCCAGGGTTGGTCACCGACGCCGAGATGGCCGAGCGGATCGCCGCGCACCGCCGGCGGCGCCCCGCCGGGTGGACGACGCTCGAGACCGCCGACCTGGCCGCCGCCGTCATGTCGAGCGCGCCCGACGACACCGTCCTGGTCGACGCGCTCGACACCTGGCTGACGCGACGGATGGGGGAGGCGGGGCTGTGGACGGAAGCGGCGGTCGCCCCGCTGGGCGCCGCGGGACGAGCGGCCCGCGACACGGTCCTCGCCGAGCTCACCGGCTTCTGGGACACGGCCGGCGCGCGCCCCGGCACCACCCTGGTCGTCGCCGGCCAGCCCGGCTGGGGCCCCACACCCACCGACGCCGCGACCCGCCGCTACCTCGACCTGCACGGCGACGCGGGGCAGCGGCTGTCGGCCGGCGCCGACCGTGTAGTCCTTGCCGTCGCCGGGCGGGCCGTGGAGGTCGCCGACCGCCTGCCCGCCGCGCTCGACCCACCGACCCGCAGCGGCCCGCCGGGCGCCGTGATGCAACGGGAGGCTGATCGCGGCGTGGTGGTGGCGGGGCGGCGCCCACCACCGGACGACATGGCGGGGCGCTTGCGCGAGCACGGCGACCGGCAGGTCCCGGCCGGGACGGTCGACCTGGCCGTGAACGTGGTGCCCGGCCCGCCCCGCTGGCTCCGCGACCGCCTGGAAGCCGCCCTGGACCGCGCCGACGCCTATCCCGACGACACGCAAGCCCGCGCCGCCGCCGCGGCACGCCACCACCGCCCACTCGAGGAGTGCCTGGTGCTGGACGGCGCCGCCGAGGCGATCTGGCTCCTGGCGGCGGCTCTCCGCCCTCGGCTCGCCGCCTGCGTCCACCCGTCGTTCACCGAACCCGAGGCGGCACTCCGCGCCTGCGGCCACCCGGTGGTCCGGGTCCAGCGCGACCCGGCCGCGGGCTGGGCGCTGGACCCGGCCACCGTCCCGGCCGACGCCGACCTGGTGGTGGTGGGCCGCCCCGACAACCCCACCGGCGTGGTGGATCCGGTCGCGACGGTCGAGGCGCTGGCCCGGCCGGGGCGGATCCTGGTGGTCGACGAGGCCTTCGCCGAGCTGCTCGACGACGCCGCCGGGGTCGCCGACCGTCGTGACCTGCCCGGCGTCGTGGCGGTGCGCAGCCTGACCAAGCTGTGGGGCCTGGCCGGGCTCCGCGTCGGGTACCTGGTCGCCGATGCGGAGTTGGTGGCGCAGCTGGCCGCCCACCGCCAGCCCTGGCCGGTGAACGCCCTCGCGCTGGAGGCGGTCGTGGCCTGCGTCGAGGCGGACGAGCACCGCCGCGGACGCGCCCGCGCCGTGGCCGCAGAACGCGACCACCTGCTCGCTGCCCTGCGGTCGGTGCCCGGCCTGACCGTGTGGCCCTCGGCCGCCAACTTCGTCCTGGTGCACGCCCCCGGCCACCCCGACCTGCGCCGGCGCCTCCTCGACCGGGGCCTGGCGGTCCGCCGCGGCGACACCTTCCCGGGTCTGGGCCCCGACCATGTCCGCATCGCCGTGCGGGACCGCGCCACGACCGATCGGCTGGTCACCGCGCTGAGCGACGCGGTGGCCGCCCGCCCGTCAGCCAGCCGCTCGTGA
- a CDS encoding sirohydrochlorin chelatase, producing the protein MTRRDALLIAGHGSRDPAGVAECAELIAAVEEVRPGLPTALGFIELSPPPIHDAAAALAAAGATHITVVPLVLLGAGHAKTDVPAAITRQRSLHPDVAFRYATPLGVHPDLLTIVDDRLAAAVAPAERADTAVLVVGRGSSDPDANSDLAKVGRLLWEGRPWPLVETAFAGITAPTVEAGLDRCHRLGARRVAVVPYFLFTGVLIRRIGDQARRWAARHPDVTVVVAGHLGVDQRVVRLVVERHDEAHAGEAHATCDRCIHRVALPGFEHAVGAPQTMHVHPHDPATHVHRPPR; encoded by the coding sequence GTGACCCGCCGCGACGCGCTGCTGATCGCCGGGCACGGTTCACGTGACCCGGCCGGGGTCGCCGAGTGCGCGGAGCTGATCGCGGCCGTCGAGGAGGTCCGCCCCGGGCTGCCCACGGCCCTGGGTTTCATCGAGCTGTCCCCACCACCGATCCACGACGCCGCGGCTGCCCTGGCCGCGGCCGGCGCCACGCACATCACGGTCGTGCCGCTGGTCCTGCTCGGCGCCGGGCACGCCAAGACCGACGTGCCCGCCGCGATCACGCGCCAACGTTCGTTGCACCCCGACGTCGCCTTCCGGTACGCCACCCCTCTGGGAGTCCACCCGGACCTGTTGACGATCGTCGACGACCGTCTCGCCGCCGCCGTGGCGCCCGCCGAACGCGCCGACACCGCCGTGCTCGTCGTCGGGCGCGGCTCCAGCGACCCGGACGCCAACTCCGACCTCGCCAAGGTGGGGAGGCTGCTGTGGGAGGGACGGCCCTGGCCGCTGGTCGAGACGGCGTTCGCGGGGATCACCGCGCCGACGGTCGAGGCCGGACTCGACCGCTGCCACCGGCTGGGTGCCCGCCGGGTGGCGGTGGTGCCCTACTTCCTGTTCACCGGGGTGCTGATACGACGCATCGGTGACCAGGCCCGCCGCTGGGCCGCCCGACACCCTGACGTCACCGTGGTCGTCGCCGGCCATCTGGGGGTCGACCAGCGTGTCGTCCGGCTCGTCGTGGAACGCCATGACGAGGCGCACGCCGGGGAGGCGCACGCCACCTGCGACCGCTGCATCCACCGGGTGGCCCTGCCCGGCTTCGAGCACGCGGTCGGCGCTCCACAGACCATGCACGTCCACCCCCACGACCCCGCCACCCACGTCCACCGGCCACCGCGGTGA
- a CDS encoding precorrin-8X methylmutase — protein sequence MAVSGRQVHPIEQESYRILRTMLDLEDLPWFSRAVVERVVHATADVGYATDLVVDEAQLAAGAAALHAGAPLVADVAMVAAGITARRASTFIAAPETVDLAERTGSTRSAAAIRVAAERVGPGAVWVIGCAPTALTQLLQVGADPAFVVGLPVGFVGAVEAKAALRVSGLAAVTNRSVKGGSAAAAAAVHALMHARPLP from the coding sequence GTGGCGGTGAGCGGCCGGCAGGTCCACCCGATCGAGCAGGAGAGCTACCGCATCCTGCGCACGATGCTCGACCTGGAAGACCTGCCGTGGTTCAGCCGCGCGGTCGTGGAACGCGTGGTGCACGCCACGGCCGACGTGGGCTACGCCACCGACCTCGTCGTCGACGAGGCGCAGCTGGCCGCAGGCGCGGCGGCGCTGCACGCCGGCGCCCCGCTCGTCGCGGACGTCGCGATGGTCGCCGCGGGGATCACCGCCCGGCGCGCGTCGACGTTCATCGCGGCGCCCGAGACCGTCGACCTCGCGGAGCGCACCGGTTCCACCCGGAGCGCCGCGGCGATCCGCGTCGCTGCCGAGCGGGTCGGCCCCGGGGCGGTGTGGGTGATCGGCTGCGCCCCGACCGCGCTCACCCAGCTGCTCCAGGTCGGTGCCGACCCGGCCTTCGTGGTGGGCCTGCCGGTGGGGTTCGTCGGCGCGGTCGAGGCGAAGGCCGCGTTGCGGGTCAGCGGCCTTGCGGCCGTGACCAACCGCAGCGTCAAGGGCGGGTCCGCAGCCGCTGCCGCCGCGGTCCACGCGCTGATGCACGCCAGGCCACTGCCGTGA
- a CDS encoding 4Fe-4S binding protein, whose protein sequence is MIAAAWTITAACTACGACLRTCPARCLRPAPPTHPVPVIVGAGCTGCGECTEVCPVEAAIPLSEAASTGPARGAWR, encoded by the coding sequence GTGATCGCTGCCGCCTGGACGATCACCGCGGCGTGCACCGCTTGTGGCGCGTGCCTGCGGACCTGCCCGGCCCGGTGCCTGCGACCCGCGCCGCCCACCCACCCCGTCCCCGTGATCGTCGGCGCGGGGTGCACCGGGTGCGGGGAGTGCACCGAGGTGTGTCCGGTCGAGGCGGCGATCCCGCTGTCCGAGGCGGCATCCACGGGACCGGCTCGGGGGGCGTGGCGGTGA
- the cobJ gene encoding precorrin-3B C(17)-methyltransferase: MQDGNVRDALRAAWSSCDRVVMVMAVGAAVRLIAPLLDDKRRDPGVVCVDDATRFAVALTGGHEGGANALAEHIAAYLRATAVVTTASDAFDVPTLVDVGAAFGVRTERDGDLAAVGGALVSGAPVNLLREVAWPLGPLPGVTEVDAPAAPLLLVTDRVVDPPRPCVVYRPPSLVVGVGASRGVTADEVGDLIDATLAAAGLSSLSVACVATVDAKADEAGIIEAAVTRGWPLVTLPAGVLATIAVPHPSAVVAAAVGTPSVAEAAALHRGGDLLVAKRKSTRATVAVARRAPRGHLALVSLGPGDPELVPARARRALARAEVVVGYTAYLDLARPLLPRGAATEPSPLGDEVARARRALDLARQGRSVALVSSGDVGVYAMAAPTIESSAGDGAEAPVDVEIVPGVTAAQAAASLLGAPLGHDHCAISLSDLLTPWRDIRRRLRAAAAGDFVVALYNPRSATRDWQLDEARRILLAHRSPDTPVGVVRDAYRTASSVQVTTLAALDPATVDMRTVVLVGSTRTRMAGRWMLTPRGATT; encoded by the coding sequence GTGCAGGACGGGAACGTCCGCGACGCGCTCCGCGCCGCGTGGAGCAGCTGCGACCGTGTGGTCATGGTGATGGCGGTGGGCGCGGCGGTGCGGCTGATCGCCCCGCTCCTGGACGACAAGCGCCGCGATCCCGGCGTGGTCTGCGTCGACGACGCCACCCGGTTCGCGGTCGCGCTCACCGGCGGCCACGAGGGCGGGGCCAACGCCCTCGCCGAGCACATCGCCGCCTACCTGCGTGCCACCGCGGTCGTGACCACCGCGTCCGACGCGTTCGACGTGCCGACGCTGGTGGACGTCGGGGCGGCGTTCGGGGTCCGCACCGAGCGCGACGGTGACCTCGCCGCGGTCGGCGGGGCACTGGTCAGCGGCGCGCCGGTCAACCTGCTGCGGGAGGTGGCGTGGCCGCTGGGTCCCCTGCCCGGCGTGACCGAGGTCGACGCGCCGGCCGCCCCGCTGCTGCTGGTGACCGACCGGGTGGTGGACCCGCCCCGGCCCTGCGTCGTGTACCGGCCACCCAGCCTGGTGGTGGGGGTGGGCGCCAGCCGGGGCGTCACCGCCGACGAGGTCGGCGACCTGATCGACGCGACCCTGGCCGCGGCCGGCCTGTCGAGCCTGTCGGTGGCGTGTGTCGCCACTGTGGACGCCAAGGCCGACGAGGCCGGCATCATCGAGGCCGCCGTCACCCGCGGGTGGCCGCTGGTGACACTCCCGGCCGGGGTGCTCGCCACCATCGCCGTGCCCCACCCCTCGGCGGTGGTGGCCGCCGCGGTCGGCACACCCAGCGTCGCCGAAGCCGCGGCGTTGCACCGCGGCGGCGACCTGCTCGTCGCCAAGCGCAAGAGCACCCGGGCGACGGTCGCGGTGGCTCGCCGCGCCCCGCGCGGTCACCTGGCCCTGGTCAGCCTCGGACCCGGTGACCCGGAGCTCGTGCCGGCCCGGGCCCGCCGGGCGCTGGCGCGCGCCGAGGTGGTGGTGGGCTACACCGCCTACCTCGATCTGGCCCGCCCGCTGCTGCCACGGGGCGCCGCGACGGAACCGTCCCCCCTGGGTGACGAGGTGGCCCGTGCCCGCCGGGCGCTGGACCTGGCGCGCCAGGGCCGATCCGTGGCGCTGGTCAGCAGCGGCGACGTCGGCGTGTACGCGATGGCTGCCCCGACCATCGAGTCATCCGCGGGCGACGGCGCGGAGGCGCCCGTCGATGTGGAGATCGTGCCCGGCGTCACGGCTGCGCAGGCGGCCGCGTCGCTGCTGGGCGCCCCGCTGGGTCACGACCACTGCGCGATCTCGCTGTCGGACCTGCTGACGCCGTGGCGCGACATCCGCCGGCGCCTGCGCGCAGCCGCCGCCGGCGACTTCGTGGTGGCCCTGTACAACCCGAGGAGCGCCACGCGCGACTGGCAGCTGGACGAAGCCCGCCGCATCCTGCTCGCCCACCGCTCGCCCGACACCCCGGTGGGTGTGGTCCGCGACGCCTACCGCACGGCGTCGAGCGTGCAGGTCACCACGCTGGCCGCGTTGGACCCGGCCACGGTCGACATGCGCACGGTGGTGCTGGTGGGAAGCACCCGCACCCGGATGGCGGGGCGGTGGATGCTCACCCCGCGGGGAGCGACGACGTGA